From Nitrososphaerota archaeon, a single genomic window includes:
- a CDS encoding Rieske (2Fe-2S) protein: protein MNRREFIRGMVVTSALVATGAVSVVEFLARAGSGDQTYQLPTTQSQSVSQSSSRTQTQQQTSAPPGYVLIGPSSALNGRTSAYFTHPAYGDSILVNVNGTWRAFSSTCTHAPCTVQYGGGSSIYCPCHGATFSPSDGTVLGGPAPAPLPEYGVQLLGGNLYVTASVIN, encoded by the coding sequence ATGAACAGAAGAGAATTCATCCGAGGAATGGTGGTCACGTCTGCCCTCGTGGCGACTGGAGCCGTATCGGTCGTCGAATTTCTCGCGAGGGCAGGGTCTGGAGACCAGACCTACCAACTGCCTACCACCCAAAGTCAGTCGGTCAGCCAGTCATCTTCCAGGACACAGACACAGCAGCAGACCTCCGCGCCTCCGGGGTACGTTCTCATTGGCCCCTCGAGCGCCCTGAACGGGAGGACGTCTGCTTACTTCACTCACCCCGCATACGGTGACTCGATTCTCGTGAATGTCAATGGGACATGGAGAGCGTTCAGTTCCACTTGCACGCACGCACCGTGTACCGTTCAATATGGCGGCGGTTCGTCAATATACTGTCCTTGCCACGGCGCTACATTCAGCCCCAGCGACGGGACCGTTCTCGGCGGACCCGCGCCTGCCCCGCTCCCTGAATATGGGGTGCAGTTACTGGGAGGGAACTTGTACGTGACCGCATCAGTAATCAACTAG